One genomic region from Nitrospirota bacterium encodes:
- a CDS encoding aspartate aminotransferase family protein, giving the protein MDEKFFDIPYDRTWWKPALPVMKTELPGPKSKELYSRGVGHSSFTGRVKLCPVVFDSGKGVILRDVDGNEFLDFSSGIYVTNLGHSHPKVSEAVARYANRLMNCHDYMTEVKSRYLERLSAFTGHGIDYIHLYDNGTTAIEFGIRVARRLTNKYEVITVYQDHHGKTMGAASLGRINATHNVARPQGFYMVPRADPYRPIWTKPDGTIDTDRYIEFYDLFIREVTADNVAAFIVEPIQGWGGSMVPPDDFLPKLSEFCRSKGIFLMADEILTGSGRTGKWLACEHWSVEPEIVTLGKGLGNGFPLSALLTKSTYAKEIEPLGMSTTYGGNPMACAAGLAVIEVVEEEGLLENAVTLGRFFLRRLNELKDSHPIIGDVRGKGCLLGIEFVKDRVSKEPLAEAGGAVYLECIKRGLIAGVPVVHLLRVAPPVIMDEETAIKGLEILDEAITAVERRLGYA; this is encoded by the coding sequence ATGGACGAAAAGTTCTTCGACATACCTTATGACAGAACATGGTGGAAGCCGGCTTTACCTGTTATGAAGACCGAACTGCCCGGGCCGAAATCCAAAGAGCTTTACTCAAGAGGGGTCGGACATTCGAGCTTTACTGGAAGGGTCAAGCTCTGCCCGGTTGTATTTGACTCAGGCAAGGGCGTCATCCTGAGGGATGTGGACGGAAACGAGTTTCTGGACTTTTCATCCGGTATATATGTTACGAACCTGGGACACTCACACCCCAAGGTGTCCGAGGCCGTGGCAAGATATGCAAATAGGCTTATGAACTGCCATGACTATATGACCGAGGTAAAAAGCAGATACCTCGAAAGGCTCTCCGCATTCACAGGACACGGCATTGACTACATACACCTTTATGACAACGGGACAACCGCAATCGAGTTCGGAATACGGGTGGCCCGGAGGCTTACTAACAAGTACGAGGTCATAACTGTCTATCAGGACCATCACGGAAAGACCATGGGCGCGGCATCCCTGGGCAGAATAAACGCAACCCACAATGTGGCCAGGCCTCAGGGGTTTTACATGGTTCCGAGGGCCGACCCATACAGGCCCATATGGACGAAACCCGACGGCACAATAGACACCGACAGGTATATCGAATTCTATGACCTCTTCATTAGAGAGGTCACCGCAGACAATGTAGCGGCATTCATCGTGGAGCCCATTCAAGGGTGGGGCGGCTCGATGGTTCCGCCGGATGACTTCCTGCCCAAGCTCTCGGAGTTCTGTCGGAGCAAGGGCATCTTTCTCATGGCAGATGAGATACTGACAGGTTCAGGAAGGACCGGCAAGTGGCTTGCCTGCGAGCACTGGTCCGTAGAGCCTGAAATCGTAACGCTCGGCAAAGGCCTCGGCAACGGTTTCCCACTGAGTGCACTCCTCACAAAAAGCACATACGCTAAAGAGATAGAGCCCCTCGGCATGTCCACCACATACGGCGGAAACCCGATGGCTTGCGCCGCAGGGCTTGCGGTCATAGAGGTGGTTGAGGAGGAGGGCTTGCTTGAAAACGCCGTGACGCTCGGCAGGTTCTTCCTGAGAAGGCTCAATGAATTAAAGGACAGTCACCCTATCATAGGGGATGTCCGTGGCAAGGGCTGTCTTCTCGGAATCGAGTTTGTAAAGGACAGGGTCTCGAAGGAGCCGCTTGCAGAGGCTGGAGGTGCCGTCTATCTTGAGTGCATTAAGCGTGGGTTAATCGCAGGAGTCCCGGTTGTCCATCTTCTTCGGGTCGCACCTCCGGTTATCATGGATGAGGAAACCGCGATTAAAGGGCTTGAGATTTTAGACGAAGCCATAACTGCAGTGGAAAGGCGGCTCGGATATGCCTGA